In Candidatus Margulisiibacteriota bacterium, one DNA window encodes the following:
- the rpsT gene encoding 30S ribosomal protein S20, which produces MAEKKKVTKRKHVKNVRQTKRRHERNVAEKTKLKTVLKAARQAIAAKAADMIERVRLAVSVLDKAAERQIIHKNKASRLKSRLALTSNQAK; this is translated from the coding sequence ATGGCAGAGAAGAAAAAAGTTACCAAGCGTAAACACGTTAAAAATGTCCGGCAAACCAAACGGCGCCACGAACGCAATGTGGCCGAAAAGACCAAACTGAAGACCGTGCTGAAAGCGGCCCGCCAGGCGATCGCCGCCAAGGCGGCCGACATGATCGAACGGGTCCGGTTGGCTGTTTCGGTGCTGGACAAGGCCGCCGAACGCCAGATCATCCACAAGAACAAGGCGTCGCGGCTGAAATCGCGCCTGGCCCTGACCAGCAATCAAGCCAAGTAA
- a CDS encoding radical SAM protein, translating into MKRKIRGGICLENTTGCNLACSYCYAAKKHLKAQRSSFKTIKKSLDFFYNYFSRSNQLMEFQLDFTGTGEPLLNFRLLEKTARYILSRKDKSLILLRFTTNGLLFNRSIMNRMRAYNKKNKLLFRFSLSCDGPFLINDLTRKDKLGNGTGDRLLKTIIDLKKAGLFHLVDSAVCTYTFDRPLLVYRLMGLALLGFKEVIMKPYRGLDPKYRLTAARLKTVKHQYRELTGFLLSKIIKEKDYSCFFAIFNPGDFFGRFLLRVYLGAKQERRCPAGDTQFYINHRGDIFLCPSFSCHPGTSLGNVNKGINPSFLLSTENTSGLFKECEKCWAKKYCGGECPYDTYIRQGAKPDRLNCQLKRFMIKEANYFFSVLKTKKPKSLKGIDAFLRKKRSYYFDYK; encoded by the coding sequence ATGAAAAGAAAGATCAGAGGGGGAATCTGCCTCGAGAACACTACCGGTTGTAATCTGGCCTGCAGCTATTGTTACGCCGCAAAAAAACATTTAAAAGCCCAAAGATCATCATTTAAGACGATCAAAAAGTCGTTAGATTTTTTTTATAATTATTTTTCCAGGTCCAATCAGCTGATGGAATTCCAACTTGATTTTACCGGCACCGGAGAACCCTTGCTTAATTTTCGGCTATTGGAAAAAACCGCTCGCTACATCTTGTCCAGAAAAGACAAAAGCCTCATCCTCCTCCGCTTTACCACCAATGGGCTGCTTTTCAATCGGAGCATCATGAATAGAATGAGAGCTTATAACAAAAAAAATAAATTGCTTTTCCGTTTTTCCTTGAGTTGCGACGGCCCGTTCTTGATCAACGATCTTACCAGAAAAGATAAGCTGGGCAACGGGACCGGCGATAGACTGCTTAAAACGATAATTGACTTAAAAAAAGCCGGGCTATTCCACCTGGTGGACAGCGCCGTTTGCACCTATACCTTTGACCGCCCCTTGCTGGTTTATCGTCTGATGGGGCTGGCTCTTTTGGGCTTTAAAGAAGTCATCATGAAACCGTACCGCGGCCTCGATCCAAAATACCGCTTGACCGCCGCTCGGCTCAAGACCGTCAAACATCAGTATCGGGAACTGACCGGTTTCCTCTTGTCAAAAATCATTAAGGAGAAGGATTATTCCTGCTTTTTTGCGATCTTTAATCCCGGAGACTTTTTTGGCCGTTTCCTGCTCCGGGTCTATCTCGGCGCCAAACAGGAGCGCCGCTGTCCGGCAGGCGACACCCAGTTTTATATCAATCACCGGGGGGACATTTTTCTCTGCCCTTCTTTCAGTTGCCATCCGGGAACCTCTCTTGGCAATGTCAACAAAGGGATTAACCCTTCTTTTCTTCTATCAACCGAAAATACGAGCGGCTTGTTCAAGGAATGCGAAAAATGTTGGGCAAAAAAATATTGCGGCGGCGAATGCCCCTACGACACTTATATTCGCCAGGGCGCGAAACCGGACAGGTTAAATTGTCAGCTCAAACGATTTATGATCAAAGAAGCAAACTATTTTTTTTCTGTCTTGAAAACCAAAAAGCCAAAGAGCCTTAAAGGCATCGATGCTTTCTTAAGAAAAAAACGGTCCTATTATTTTGATTACAAATAA
- the ispE gene encoding 4-(cytidine 5'-diphospho)-2-C-methyl-D-erythritol kinase — protein sequence MLRLKAYAKINLSLKIFGLRPDGYHSLESIMQSVSLHDVITLEPISSGIQLATNNLKLPVNNRNLAYQAAELFMNTEHRARSTELRGVKIYIEKNIPLASGLAGGSADAAAVLYGLNQLTNPESRSTIHDLQELGSQIGSDVPFCLLGGNCTVRGRGEVVTRNPIHVSRSYVLVIPDVEVSTKWAYEAFDLSAKMPTNNDLEPVVIAKYPVIGEVKQKLLELGCSSAQMSGSGSSVFGVVGTTALGEKIVAELKKEFPRTYLARSVDHGVEAS from the coding sequence GTGCTCCGGCTCAAAGCCTACGCCAAGATCAACCTCTCCCTCAAGATCTTCGGTCTCCGCCCTGATGGTTATCACTCGCTAGAATCGATCATGCAATCGGTCTCCTTACATGACGTTATTACGCTGGAGCCGATCTCGTCCGGCATCCAATTAGCCACCAATAACCTCAAACTGCCGGTGAATAACCGGAATCTAGCCTATCAGGCGGCGGAGCTTTTTATGAACACGGAACACAGAGCACGGAGCACGGAACTCAGGGGCGTGAAAATTTACATTGAAAAGAATATTCCTCTGGCCTCCGGGTTAGCTGGCGGGTCGGCGGACGCAGCGGCTGTACTTTACGGTTTAAATCAGCTCACGAACCCCGAATCACGATCCACGATCCACGACTTACAGGAACTTGGCTCCCAGATCGGCTCCGACGTCCCGTTCTGCCTGCTGGGAGGGAATTGCACGGTTCGGGGGCGGGGGGAAGTGGTCACCCGCAACCCGATCCATGTTTCCCGGTCATACGTGCTGGTCATTCCTGACGTTGAGGTTTCGACAAAATGGGCCTACGAAGCGTTCGATCTTTCGGCCAAGATGCCGACCAACAACGATCTGGAGCCGGTGGTCATTGCCAAGTACCCGGTGATCGGAGAAGTCAAACAGAAACTACTGGAACTTGGTTGCAGCTCGGCCCAGATGTCGGGGAGCGGCTCGAGCGTTTTTGGCGTCGTCGGGACCACGGCGCTGGGTGAAAAGATCGTGGCAGAGCTGAAAAAAGAATTCCCCCGCACCTATTTAGCCCGTTCGGTCGATCACGGCGTGGAAGCGAGCTAG
- the accD gene encoding acetyl-CoA carboxylase, carboxyltransferase subunit beta yields MKYNKISSDLSIHDWFKRKKLQKETAYTRERLDIPGHLWVKCYKCGQAIYSKELAENLKVCSKCGYHFKLRSAERIGQLAEPGSFQELNPNLTSRDFLQFKDVKLYARRIEESILKSDLKDAIVTGLAKIGPHSVALGIMDFSFMGGSMGSVVGEKIARLIEAAVEKKIPVLIFSTSGGARMQESIMSLMQMAKTSAALGRLRENGLPYLSILTDPTTGGVSASYAMLGDVNIAEPNALIGFAGPRVIEQTIRQKLPPGFQRSEYLLEHGMVDVVCPRKELKATLEKLLRFFKN; encoded by the coding sequence ATGAAATATAATAAGATATCAAGCGATTTGAGTATCCACGATTGGTTCAAGCGCAAAAAGCTGCAAAAAGAGACAGCCTACACCCGCGAACGACTTGATATCCCGGGGCACCTTTGGGTCAAGTGTTACAAATGCGGACAGGCGATCTATTCCAAGGAATTGGCAGAGAACCTGAAGGTCTGCTCCAAATGCGGCTATCATTTTAAGCTCCGCTCGGCCGAGCGGATCGGCCAGCTGGCCGAACCGGGCAGTTTCCAGGAACTGAACCCTAACCTCACTTCCCGCGATTTCCTCCAGTTCAAGGACGTCAAGCTGTACGCCCGGCGGATCGAAGAATCGATCCTGAAAAGCGACCTAAAAGACGCCATCGTCACCGGCCTGGCCAAGATCGGCCCGCACAGCGTCGCCCTCGGCATCATGGATTTTTCCTTCATGGGGGGGAGCATGGGCTCGGTCGTCGGTGAAAAGATCGCCCGCCTGATCGAAGCGGCGGTCGAGAAAAAAATACCGGTCCTCATCTTCTCCACCTCCGGGGGCGCCCGGATGCAGGAAAGCATTATGTCACTGATGCAAATGGCCAAAACCTCGGCGGCGCTCGGCCGCCTGCGGGAGAACGGCCTCCCCTATCTCTCGATCCTGACCGACCCGACGACCGGCGGCGTCTCGGCCAGTTACGCCATGCTCGGCGACGTCAATATCGCCGAACCGAACGCCCTGATCGGTTTCGCCGGCCCGCGGGTCATTGAGCAGACTATCCGCCAGAAACTGCCGCCCGGTTTCCAGCGCTCGGAATATCTTTTAGAGCACGGCATGGTCGATGTCGTTTGCCCCCGCAAAGAGCTGAAAGCGACCCTCGAGAAGCTCTTGCGCTTCTTTAAGAACTGA
- a CDS encoding TM0106 family RecB-like putative nuclease, which yields MTNNITAQDLYNYTKCPYRVYLESNGDPSQKGQPSIFVQLLWESGVKNEKEVIRQIGIDNIAEVKDVDIDSACLTTAKLMKDGVETIYQGCLKSADMVGRPDLLIKNGSHPSKYGDYYYEAIDIKSGKGVEDERTQRFKKHYAYQVMFYNDLLKLIQGYSSAMGKIINGDKATEEFVISDYVDEYNRVINEVRELKHSAGRHEPIISSACSLCVWDKLCKKWAKDNNDPSLIYFVGKNKYLLKGKGLNTIEDLAKMDLDKYLSPPYRMKGLAEKTLTNIKNRAATVLNDSPDIRPGYSFPVGKKEIYYDIEDDPTQDIVYLHGLYVIETNGVGEFKYFLANSLNDEGVAAKALWDYISENDNAIYYVYSSKERSTLKRLKDKYGLSEEVFDKYVAREYDLYTDLVIKYSDWPTYSYGLKNIAKNIGFKWRDEDPSGANSIVWYNQYLENNDPNVLRRILEYNEDDCKATYEIKKYFEGRLT from the coding sequence ATGACAAATAATATCACCGCCCAGGATTTATATAATTATACAAAATGCCCCTATCGTGTATACCTAGAAAGCAATGGAGATCCATCGCAAAAAGGGCAGCCAAGTATTTTTGTTCAACTGTTATGGGAATCTGGTGTAAAGAACGAAAAAGAAGTTATTCGTCAAATAGGCATTGATAATATTGCCGAGGTTAAAGATGTTGATATCGATTCGGCTTGTTTAACCACAGCTAAACTTATGAAGGATGGCGTAGAGACGATTTATCAAGGGTGTTTAAAATCCGCTGATATGGTTGGACGGCCAGATTTATTGATTAAGAATGGCAGCCATCCGTCAAAATACGGGGATTATTACTACGAGGCGATTGATATAAAAAGCGGCAAAGGAGTCGAGGACGAAAGAACGCAAAGATTTAAAAAACATTATGCTTATCAAGTGATGTTTTATAATGATTTGCTTAAATTAATTCAAGGCTATTCTTCCGCTATGGGTAAAATAATCAATGGAGATAAGGCGACTGAGGAATTTGTAATATCCGATTATGTTGATGAGTACAATCGCGTGATTAATGAGGTCCGGGAGCTAAAACATTCGGCAGGTCGTCATGAGCCAATCATAAGTAGTGCTTGTTCGCTTTGTGTGTGGGACAAATTATGTAAAAAATGGGCGAAAGACAATAATGACCCATCTCTCATATATTTTGTTGGCAAAAACAAGTATTTATTAAAGGGGAAAGGGTTGAATACAATAGAAGATTTAGCAAAGATGGATTTAGATAAATATCTATCTCCCCCGTATAGAATGAAAGGGCTTGCAGAAAAAACGCTCACAAATATTAAGAATCGAGCGGCTACAGTTCTTAACGATTCCCCCGATATTAGGCCTGGATATAGCTTTCCTGTAGGAAAAAAGGAAATTTATTACGATATAGAAGATGATCCAACGCAGGATATTGTATATTTGCACGGGTTATACGTTATAGAAACTAACGGGGTTGGAGAATTCAAGTATTTCCTTGCAAATTCATTGAATGATGAAGGAGTAGCCGCCAAGGCTTTGTGGGATTATATAAGCGAAAATGATAATGCTATATATTATGTTTATTCATCGAAAGAAAGATCGACGTTAAAAAGACTAAAAGACAAATATGGATTAAGTGAAGAGGTCTTTGATAAATATGTTGCGAGGGAGTACGACTTGTACACAGATTTAGTAATTAAATATTCTGATTGGCCGACTTATTCTTATGGGCTGAAAAATATTGCCAAGAATATCGGGTTTAAATGGAGAGACGAAGACCCCTCAGGCGCGAATTCAATAGTATGGTACAACCAATATCTGGAAAATAATGATCCAAATGTATTGCGTAGAATATTGGAATATAATGAGGATGATTGCAAGGCCACTTATGAAATAAAGAAATATTTTGAGGGCCGTTTAACTTAG
- a CDS encoding acetyl-CoA carboxylase carboxyltransferase subunit alpha: protein MAKNGKKTLLAFEKPLGELLEKLEKLAAIQESGKMDLSEEIRLMHKRIENSRQQIFANLNPIQIVQVARHIQRPTTLEYIGMLCEDFVELHGDRNFADDPALVTGVAQFDGRSVVILGHQKGHSTKENIARNFGMASPEGYRKALRVMRLAERYGKPIISLVDTPGAFCGLGAEERGQAEAIAKNLREMAELTVPFITVITGEGGSGGALGIAMGNRVLMMEFSVYSVISPEGCASILFRDATRSNEAAVAMKITAKDLLELGVIDDIVREPLGGAHNDPELTARNIKSAIIRHLDPLLSLSHRELIADRYNKYRKLGIYNEG from the coding sequence ATGGCCAAGAACGGCAAAAAAACACTATTAGCTTTCGAAAAACCGCTCGGCGAACTGCTGGAAAAGCTGGAGAAGCTGGCCGCTATCCAGGAGTCCGGCAAGATGGACCTGTCGGAAGAGATCCGGCTGATGCACAAGCGGATCGAAAATTCCCGCCAGCAGATATTCGCTAACCTCAACCCGATCCAGATCGTCCAGGTCGCCCGGCATATCCAGCGGCCGACTACCCTGGAATATATTGGTATGCTTTGCGAGGATTTTGTCGAGCTGCACGGCGACCGCAATTTCGCAGACGACCCGGCCCTGGTCACCGGCGTCGCCCAGTTCGATGGCCGCTCGGTGGTCATTCTGGGCCACCAAAAGGGACACTCGACCAAAGAAAATATCGCCCGTAATTTCGGCATGGCCAGCCCCGAAGGTTACCGCAAGGCGCTTCGCGTCATGCGCCTGGCCGAACGGTACGGCAAACCAATCATTTCATTAGTTGATACGCCGGGGGCTTTCTGCGGTTTGGGCGCGGAGGAACGGGGCCAGGCGGAAGCGATCGCCAAGAACCTGCGCGAGATGGCTGAATTGACCGTCCCCTTCATTACCGTCATTACCGGCGAAGGGGGCTCCGGCGGCGCGCTGGGCATCGCTATGGGGAACCGAGTGTTAATGATGGAGTTCTCGGTCTATTCGGTTATTTCGCCCGAAGGGTGCGCCTCGATCCTCTTCCGCGATGCCACCCGGTCAAACGAGGCGGCGGTCGCCATGAAGATCACCGCTAAAGACCTGCTCGAGCTCGGGGTGATCGACGATATCGTCCGGGAACCGCTCGGCGGAGCGCACAACGACCCCGAATTGACCGCCAGAAATATTAAATCGGCTATAATAAGGCATCTCGACCCGTTGCTCTCCCTCTCCCATCGCGAGTTGATAGCCGACCGGTACAATAAGTACCGGAAACTGGGGATTTATAACGAGGGTTGA
- a CDS encoding SNF2-related protein gives MTTSNLQFHSKTLRRATNPNDYSIYRAALEWDLMEPIVIESREDIRSENKWRDRLEPYHHQVTNLMTFCRRLPVTLLADDVGLGKTISAGLVMSELISRGRISKILIVCPKLLMPQWREELDSKFGIPSIEAVGSKLVKAKPPEEAGAVITTYHSARLHFDALAKVGYEMLILDEAHKLRNLYGVDPTPQVALRFRKALADRLFKYVLMLTATPIHNRLWDLYSLIDLLTVARGHENPFGSEGIFARKYIADGRTQARKLNVERKDEFRSIVYSYMSRVRRADAKLYFPERVVQLHKVTPTKEELELIDIIAKPIQRLNRLAQISILQALISSPHALAAQLNTMARKGTVPELLAKAVQAVVDRMPITAKLNGLNVLVEKLRKEQPEHWRMIVFTCRRETQITIQDFLESRGISCGLINGESGPRNQTTIAKLKTIPPEIHVIISTEAGSEGVNLQAANVLINYDLPWNPMIVEQRIGRIQRLASKHASVCIFNIILQGTFEEYIVGRLMEKLQLAAHAIGDVEALLEASNLDDNEEDGSTSFEEKILRLVIASLAGKDVELEARSAANSIAEAKKELEREENNINSLLGGMGDEFSGPRCPRLPRQTQSMDARNFVLSALASQGMRLAPISNGLYSAESGREKEVIRFDHNEVVGVRSTLYAPGSSSFERLVSGITYDGWHRVEDIDTNSLKTAEELCAKWVSGFGGTCKTVDTNGIVRCFNGTALMRVRATVAHDGYERLVDVDCASSEHFSSASKKGLEPLNEIIENPISVGLITDKLNEKAISDPSISEFCRFYTERRTQEMNAAGDDARKRKKLEDDFTPRLELSLVGLDGRMHRRLVIDVTYQLDPGFEYTSMLTLTPSTAEINKGPDMDKCMKTSRVVPRDCLDKCVISNTQVMKHLLTPSELSGRLALPEHIVICSLSNKRVLIDEVEKSAITDQYVTKSLLKTSSMSGKRAEPQFFSRCEFSNSEVLENEIAISQISGKRYRIDEQLHSAVSGKTGHREEFIFCSETNKPLLSDEAERCEVTGKAVMPGLLERCEITGKKVLPSELDKSAVTGEKALKKYFVISSLSGAHLFEREAIKSVAGNFCSPLEAKSCFWSGRQCHPDDLRLCELTGIPIYFEFASIGAHVQLEPLVNLLNGVSKKADKSDLWKTIATEASKLVGGGSCRVEAAELSPDNHYLAISLEIRTWLGFKLRQAGLLYSLVDNSVSGRIALGKRDNKGWKILS, from the coding sequence ATGACAACTTCAAATTTACAATTTCATAGTAAAACATTGAGGCGCGCCACCAACCCCAACGATTACTCCATATACCGCGCAGCGCTTGAATGGGACTTGATGGAACCCATTGTAATCGAAAGTCGTGAGGACATAAGATCTGAGAATAAATGGCGGGACCGGCTTGAACCTTATCACCATCAAGTCACAAATTTAATGACATTTTGCCGCCGACTTCCGGTAACACTACTTGCTGACGATGTTGGGCTAGGAAAAACCATAAGTGCTGGCCTAGTAATGAGCGAATTAATATCGCGCGGAAGAATATCTAAAATACTAATCGTCTGCCCAAAACTACTAATGCCTCAATGGCGAGAAGAACTTGATTCAAAATTTGGGATCCCTTCCATTGAAGCCGTTGGAAGCAAACTTGTCAAAGCTAAGCCGCCAGAAGAAGCCGGGGCCGTTATAACAACCTATCACTCCGCACGTTTGCATTTCGACGCACTTGCTAAAGTTGGATATGAAATGCTTATACTTGACGAAGCGCACAAGCTTCGGAACCTATATGGCGTTGACCCCACCCCTCAAGTTGCGTTGCGCTTCCGAAAAGCATTGGCAGATAGGCTGTTTAAGTATGTTCTGATGCTTACTGCCACCCCCATTCACAATAGGCTTTGGGACCTTTATTCATTAATTGATTTATTAACCGTCGCTCGTGGACACGAGAATCCCTTTGGGAGCGAAGGCATTTTTGCCAGGAAATATATTGCTGACGGCCGCACTCAAGCAAGAAAGTTAAATGTTGAAAGGAAAGACGAATTCCGCTCTATTGTTTATAGCTACATGTCTAGAGTAAGGCGCGCAGATGCAAAACTATATTTTCCGGAAAGGGTTGTTCAGCTTCATAAAGTTACTCCAACCAAGGAAGAACTCGAATTAATAGATATCATTGCTAAACCAATACAAAGACTCAATCGACTTGCCCAAATCTCTATCCTCCAGGCATTAATAAGCAGCCCTCATGCTTTAGCGGCCCAATTAAATACAATGGCTCGTAAAGGGACAGTCCCAGAGTTGCTAGCCAAAGCCGTACAAGCAGTTGTTGATCGGATGCCGATAACGGCTAAATTAAACGGCCTAAATGTCTTAGTTGAAAAACTTAGAAAAGAACAGCCAGAGCATTGGCGAATGATCGTATTTACTTGTCGAAGAGAGACACAAATAACAATCCAAGATTTCCTTGAATCTCGGGGAATATCATGTGGTCTAATCAATGGGGAATCAGGCCCACGAAATCAAACTACCATTGCTAAATTAAAAACGATTCCTCCGGAAATACATGTAATTATTTCCACCGAGGCCGGCTCTGAAGGCGTTAATTTGCAAGCAGCTAATGTGTTAATCAATTATGATTTGCCCTGGAATCCAATGATCGTTGAGCAACGAATAGGACGAATTCAGCGACTAGCCTCGAAGCATGCAAGCGTATGCATTTTTAATATTATTTTACAGGGCACTTTTGAAGAATATATCGTTGGAAGACTTATGGAAAAGTTACAGCTGGCCGCACATGCTATTGGAGATGTGGAAGCCTTATTAGAAGCCTCCAATTTGGATGACAACGAAGAGGATGGCTCTACCAGTTTTGAGGAAAAGATCCTGCGCCTTGTTATAGCCTCTTTGGCTGGAAAAGACGTTGAGCTTGAAGCGCGTTCAGCTGCTAATAGTATTGCTGAAGCAAAAAAAGAATTGGAGCGGGAAGAAAACAATATAAATTCATTGTTAGGTGGGATGGGCGATGAATTCTCTGGGCCTAGATGCCCGAGGTTGCCTCGTCAAACGCAATCAATGGATGCACGCAATTTTGTATTGTCCGCCTTAGCTTCTCAAGGGATGCGATTGGCCCCTATTTCAAATGGATTATATTCCGCAGAATCTGGAAGAGAAAAAGAAGTAATTCGTTTTGATCACAACGAAGTAGTAGGAGTAAGAAGCACCTTGTATGCGCCGGGATCATCCTCCTTTGAACGGTTAGTAAGCGGAATCACGTATGATGGGTGGCATCGAGTCGAAGACATTGATACGAATTCGTTGAAAACCGCGGAAGAGCTATGCGCTAAGTGGGTTAGTGGTTTTGGTGGCACATGCAAAACAGTTGATACCAATGGAATAGTTCGTTGTTTTAACGGCACCGCATTAATGAGGGTTAGGGCAACCGTGGCTCATGATGGATATGAACGACTTGTTGATGTTGATTGTGCCTCAAGCGAACATTTTAGTAGCGCATCTAAAAAAGGGCTAGAGCCACTTAATGAGATAATTGAAAATCCTATTTCCGTTGGTTTAATTACAGACAAATTAAATGAAAAAGCGATCTCAGATCCTAGTATCTCGGAGTTTTGCCGATTCTACACCGAAAGAAGAACGCAAGAAATGAATGCCGCAGGAGATGATGCTCGTAAAAGAAAGAAACTTGAGGATGATTTTACCCCAAGACTGGAGTTATCGTTGGTGGGGCTCGATGGAAGGATGCATCGTAGATTAGTAATAGATGTGACTTATCAATTAGACCCGGGATTTGAATATACAAGCATGCTGACACTAACTCCATCAACAGCCGAAATAAATAAGGGCCCCGACATGGACAAGTGTATGAAGACGAGCCGAGTTGTCCCTCGCGATTGCCTGGACAAGTGCGTTATTAGCAATACTCAGGTGATGAAACACTTACTTACCCCATCAGAACTGAGTGGCAGATTGGCCCTTCCTGAACATATCGTTATTTGTTCTTTAAGTAACAAACGAGTCTTAATCGATGAGGTTGAGAAATCAGCAATCACCGATCAATATGTTACTAAATCCTTGCTCAAAACATCATCCATGAGCGGCAAAAGAGCGGAACCGCAATTCTTCTCTAGATGTGAGTTTAGTAATTCTGAAGTTCTTGAGAATGAAATAGCAATTAGCCAAATATCCGGCAAACGCTATCGCATTGATGAGCAATTACACTCTGCGGTCTCCGGGAAAACTGGTCATCGCGAAGAATTCATCTTTTGCTCGGAAACGAATAAGCCCCTATTATCAGATGAAGCAGAAAGATGTGAAGTGACAGGAAAGGCTGTTATGCCTGGGTTGCTTGAAAGATGCGAAATAACAGGAAAGAAAGTATTACCTTCAGAGCTTGATAAGAGTGCGGTCACCGGTGAAAAGGCATTAAAGAAATACTTTGTTATAAGCAGCCTATCAGGAGCACATCTTTTTGAACGGGAAGCTATTAAATCCGTTGCGGGCAATTTTTGCTCTCCCTTAGAAGCTAAGTCGTGCTTCTGGAGTGGCCGGCAATGCCACCCCGACGATTTGCGTTTGTGCGAATTAACTGGCATACCAATATATTTTGAATTTGCATCAATTGGAGCGCATGTTCAGCTCGAACCTTTAGTAAATCTTCTCAATGGGGTTTCTAAAAAGGCTGACAAATCTGATCTTTGGAAAACTATTGCGACAGAAGCTTCCAAGTTGGTTGGCGGGGGGAGTTGTAGGGTTGAGGCGGCAGAGTTATCCCCGGATAATCATTACTTAGCCATCTCTTTAGAAATCAGGACCTGGCTAGGCTTTAAGTTAAGACAAGCAGGACTACTATATTCCCTGGTAGACAATTCTGTGTCTGGTCGAATAGCGCTGGGGAAGCGCGATAATAAAGGATGGAAGATTCTAAGTTAA
- a CDS encoding class I SAM-dependent methyltransferase — protein sequence MPLDTRFTVGRYDTKIIAKRFFDRTIKLRISAERRFIKKMKARHPGSLVLDVGCGVGKDLARFLRAGLNAVGVDGARELLKLAQQRLQISPAKLFEADLRSLPFSPGTFGGLWMRAVLGHFPYPDNLIVLKEMARVANSDALLFARIREGDREGMEEKDGTTRYYKYYRSDEVRTLLQQAGFAIDCLRYSKGEIDKSSSWIHIWAHLR from the coding sequence ATGCCATTAGACACCAGATTTACTGTGGGAAGATATGACACTAAAATTATCGCTAAACGATTTTTTGACCGAACAATTAAATTAAGGATTTCGGCTGAACGAAGATTTATAAAAAAAATGAAAGCTCGGCACCCAGGATCACTTGTTCTTGATGTGGGATGTGGGGTTGGCAAAGATTTGGCGCGATTTCTAAGGGCAGGTTTGAATGCGGTGGGAGTTGATGGGGCAAGAGAATTATTAAAGTTAGCACAGCAAAGATTGCAAATATCCCCCGCAAAGCTTTTTGAGGCTGATTTGAGGAGCCTTCCCTTTTCTCCCGGAACCTTTGGTGGGTTGTGGATGAGAGCAGTTTTAGGGCATTTCCCCTACCCGGATAATTTAATCGTGCTGAAAGAAATGGCTAGAGTGGCAAATTCCGATGCTTTACTTTTTGCAAGAATTAGAGAGGGGGACAGAGAAGGAATGGAAGAAAAGGATGGAACAACCAGGTATTACAAATATTATAGATCTGACGAAGTTAGAACGCTATTGCAGCAAGCCGGATTTGCCATCGATTGTCTTCGATATTCAAAAGGAGAAATAGACAAAAGTTCTTCTTGGATACACATTTGGGCCCATCTACGATAG